Proteins from a single region of Candidatus Methanosuratincola sp.:
- a CDS encoding V4R domain-containing protein: protein MGHEFDLSRMLVLPGRKLIGLRFMLKLDQEALSSLIQIASKHRIIPVYFSSSPSVLGDAIPVLTFLDITESNIPFDEVISELKSTGMLGDIHVIEPAAEGLMIDNLSHPLTAGGDRAIILRAGGYRRLIKGIKEQFGTGGDAFLYYQGLEAGVGFGNLHRAVAEAVGIKDPVEVYRRISAASFQWAGFGKVDIIHLGDSGGKIAIYDSFECWDAKVTGQPYGSLVRGIIAGVFSAVFGKSFRVEETECLAKGDSRCVFEIRPK, encoded by the coding sequence ATGGGCCACGAATTCGATCTTTCGAGGATGCTGGTGTTGCCAGGGAGGAAACTCATCGGCCTCCGTTTCATGCTCAAGCTAGATCAAGAAGCCCTGTCCTCTTTAATCCAGATAGCCTCAAAGCACAGAATAATTCCGGTCTACTTCTCATCCTCTCCATCCGTACTGGGCGACGCAATTCCCGTCCTGACATTCCTCGACATTACCGAATCCAACATTCCTTTTGATGAGGTAATCTCGGAGCTCAAATCCACTGGGATGCTCGGCGATATTCATGTTATAGAGCCGGCCGCAGAAGGCTTGATGATAGACAACCTCTCCCATCCTTTGACAGCGGGGGGAGACCGGGCGATAATCCTGAGGGCGGGAGGGTACAGGCGCCTCATAAAGGGCATAAAGGAGCAGTTCGGCACAGGGGGAGACGCATTTCTCTACTACCAGGGGCTCGAGGCTGGTGTGGGATTTGGGAACCTCCACAGAGCAGTCGCAGAAGCAGTCGGGATCAAGGACCCGGTCGAGGTCTATCGGCGTATAAGCGCTGCAAGCTTCCAGTGGGCGGGCTTTGGTAAGGTCGATATAATTCACCTGGGCGACTCGGGCGGGAAGATCGCAATCTACGACTCTTTCGAGTGCTGGGATGCAAAGGTCACCGGGCAACCGTACGGGTCTTTGGTGAGGGGAATAATCGCTGGGGTTTTCAGTGCGGTCTTCGGGAAGTCTTTCCGGGTCGAAGAGACTGAGTGTCTGGCAAAAGGAGATTCCCGGTGCGTATTCGAGATCAGACCTAAATGA
- a CDS encoding cation:proton antiporter, with protein MAPEAPEGKAELDVCIIGFGRGRMDALLGLTLSLIIAAAIGAVLKRANISPVAGYITAGLLIGPVFKAVDPTAEYITVASNIGIALIAFEIGLTAKLGFLRRHGHEIGMTALIEFVVISFLVAAIGVSLGFPIIVSVILGLMALNTSTAIAFKLVETGKRLSDRSALRVLSVGTIEDIIVMTGISLIPAFAQLGGLNIENVFYQISFVVITVLVALVVSLQVIPKIFSFVSKGNEEEITVLLLLATAIGFGWLGNYLGISFSLGAFIAGLVISSVDLPKEVMDRMISLRDLFAILFFISIGLAMPGIESFENVAFAVAIAVLVIGLKLFSFTSAAWLSGRELEKAIRLGFYMIPISELALIVASEGYRYGFIDHSFFMASAFAVIISVILASILVKDDEHYANRVASAVPKRLRYGVEAFAARMTGFLIGKMMREGEGRRLLISMLIKIAVIVVMTSIGAILLQILNEIPLSQEFVLVAQVGIAGMVGLIVLTETIRLGNDIRATIEAVLRIKGLEASRALKVLRNAVYLLILSTISLILILSAAGVFRRVFQELGTTTVNILSFAVILSLVLAVFYCSYGRIRKMLDSLEGIVGRI; from the coding sequence GTGGCGCCTGAGGCACCAGAGGGCAAAGCTGAATTAGACGTGTGCATAATAGGTTTTGGTCGTGGTCGCATGGATGCGCTGCTGGGCCTCACGCTTTCGCTCATTATTGCGGCAGCTATAGGTGCGGTGCTGAAGCGCGCAAACATCTCGCCCGTTGCAGGGTACATCACGGCAGGACTGCTGATAGGACCTGTATTCAAGGCGGTGGATCCAACCGCGGAGTACATAACAGTGGCGAGCAATATCGGGATAGCACTCATAGCCTTCGAGATCGGTCTAACCGCAAAACTCGGATTCCTCAGGAGGCACGGTCACGAGATAGGCATGACCGCGCTTATTGAGTTTGTGGTGATCTCATTCCTTGTAGCGGCAATCGGGGTCTCGCTGGGGTTTCCAATAATCGTAAGCGTGATCTTGGGGTTGATGGCACTCAACACGAGCACAGCAATAGCATTCAAGCTGGTTGAAACAGGCAAACGGCTTTCGGATAGATCCGCATTGCGGGTACTGAGCGTAGGTACGATTGAAGACATAATCGTGATGACTGGAATCTCACTCATACCAGCCTTCGCCCAGTTGGGGGGGCTGAATATCGAGAACGTATTCTACCAAATCTCTTTCGTGGTGATAACCGTTCTCGTTGCGCTTGTAGTCAGCCTACAGGTCATCCCGAAGATTTTTTCGTTCGTTTCAAAGGGGAACGAAGAGGAGATCACCGTGTTGTTGCTCCTGGCAACCGCAATCGGTTTCGGCTGGTTGGGCAACTATCTGGGGATCTCGTTCTCGCTCGGGGCGTTTATAGCGGGGCTCGTGATCTCGTCGGTGGACCTCCCCAAGGAAGTTATGGACAGGATGATCTCGCTGAGGGATCTCTTCGCGATACTCTTCTTCATATCAATCGGACTCGCGATGCCGGGAATCGAGAGCTTTGAGAACGTGGCATTTGCAGTAGCAATTGCTGTTTTGGTGATAGGGCTGAAATTATTCTCTTTCACCTCGGCGGCCTGGCTCAGCGGGAGAGAGCTGGAGAAGGCGATCAGGCTGGGGTTCTACATGATTCCGATAAGCGAGCTCGCACTCATAGTGGCGAGCGAGGGCTACAGGTACGGCTTTATAGACCACAGCTTTTTCATGGCATCTGCATTTGCCGTAATCATCTCGGTAATTTTGGCCTCAATATTAGTAAAGGATGACGAGCATTATGCAAACAGAGTCGCTTCAGCGGTACCGAAGAGGCTGAGGTACGGCGTTGAGGCTTTTGCAGCCCGGATGACAGGATTCCTCATCGGTAAAATGATGAGGGAGGGGGAGGGGCGCAGGCTGCTTATCAGCATGCTCATCAAGATAGCAGTAATAGTGGTAATGACGTCTATAGGGGCTATCCTATTACAGATCCTTAATGAAATCCCTCTGAGTCAGGAGTTCGTCCTAGTAGCCCAAGTCGGGATTGCAGGGATGGTTGGGCTTATCGTGCTGACCGAGACAATCAGGCTCGGAAACGACATCCGCGCGACTATCGAGGCGGTCCTGCGGATCAAAGGTCTGGAAGCCAGCAGAGCTCTCAAAGTACTAAGGAATGCAGTCTATTTGTTGATACTGTCAACCATATCTTTAATATTAATACTCAGCGCAGCCGGAGTATTCAGAAGGGTTTTCCAAGAACTCGGAACCACCACGGTGAACATACTTTCCTTTGCGGTGATCTTATCACTAGTCCTAGCAGTCTTCTATTGCTCATACGGTAGGATAAGGAAGATGCTGGATTCGCTTGAGGGGATCGTGGGAAGGATCTAG
- a CDS encoding shikimate kinase produces MDWNMKGTGTAYGAATIVNAMPSGFGGAIGVWLKTVAEVEITEDPAVEAVAADQEVEDCSLIVESFKAVTARYGLSCGGRITVRSEIPPARGMKSSSAASNAVVLATLDALGEECRPIEVVQMGVKASKKAGVTLTGAFDDACASLFGGVFLTDNNSMSILRSWDAEELTAIFLVPEERRYSGRVEAERLRGYARVSLMAFNEAIEGRVWQAMLINGMAMAHIFGFDVGPIVEAVKEGAASAGLCGKGPAICAVTRPEYEGGILDCWMGREGRIIMTKIRGNSGSGGDEVGR; encoded by the coding sequence ATGGACTGGAATATGAAAGGGACTGGGACGGCCTACGGAGCGGCCACGATAGTCAACGCGATGCCATCCGGCTTCGGCGGGGCGATCGGGGTGTGGCTAAAGACGGTAGCGGAGGTGGAGATCACCGAAGATCCCGCGGTAGAGGCTGTGGCGGCAGATCAGGAGGTGGAGGATTGCTCTCTCATTGTGGAATCGTTCAAGGCGGTGACGGCCAGGTACGGGCTGAGCTGCGGGGGGCGGATCACCGTGCGCAGCGAGATACCGCCCGCAAGGGGGATGAAGAGCTCGAGTGCAGCCTCCAACGCAGTCGTACTCGCCACGCTAGACGCCCTAGGTGAGGAGTGCAGGCCGATTGAGGTTGTCCAGATGGGCGTCAAGGCGTCCAAAAAAGCGGGGGTGACTTTAACGGGAGCCTTCGACGACGCGTGCGCGAGCCTATTCGGCGGGGTCTTCCTCACTGACAACAACAGCATGAGCATCCTCAGGAGCTGGGACGCAGAGGAGCTGACCGCCATCTTTCTGGTTCCCGAGGAGAGGAGGTACTCGGGGAGGGTCGAAGCGGAGCGCCTCAGGGGATACGCGAGGGTATCGCTCATGGCCTTCAACGAAGCGATCGAGGGGAGGGTCTGGCAAGCGATGCTCATCAACGGGATGGCGATGGCACATATCTTCGGGTTCGACGTCGGGCCGATCGTGGAGGCGGTAAAGGAGGGGGCGGCATCGGCCGGCCTGTGCGGCAAGGGTCCGGCGATCTGTGCGGTCACCAGACCGGAGTACGAGGGAGGGATCCTCGACTGCTGGATGGGCAGGGAAGGGAGAATAATAATGACCAAGATAAGGGGCAACTCGGGGAGCGGAGGGGACGAGGTTGGCAGGTAG
- a CDS encoding prephenate dehydrogenase/arogenate dehydrogenase family protein: MRDSDRGPEEKDEVPKDTGKLLRVAVIGTGKMGRCLATLLKGSAEVTLCSRDPKKARAVARRLGVSGAGILEIVLSDVVIAAIPTENLVEFAEECSAIMRPDATFVDVSSVKIGIVEEVLKRLPREAGYASIHPLFTSPLVKEKDVAFIAVRETETAGEFREALARGGARVFETTPEEHDRATAVTQVLHHFALLAMERVLIKHARETETFKTHSLRKTLAVIRMVERNRDTVMAIQKLNRFGSGLREEFIREVEAFSAELSAQMP; encoded by the coding sequence ATGCGCGACAGCGATAGAGGACCTGAAGAGAAAGACGAAGTTCCTAAGGATACTGGGAAGCTACTCAGAGTTGCAGTGATAGGGACCGGCAAGATGGGCAGATGCCTTGCCACCCTACTCAAGGGCAGCGCCGAGGTAACTTTGTGCAGCCGGGATCCTAAGAAAGCGAGGGCGGTCGCAAGGAGGCTGGGCGTCTCGGGCGCGGGGATTCTCGAAATAGTCCTCAGCGACGTCGTCATAGCCGCAATCCCCACCGAAAATCTGGTCGAATTTGCGGAGGAATGCTCGGCGATCATGCGCCCCGATGCCACCTTCGTCGATGTGTCATCGGTCAAAATCGGGATCGTGGAAGAGGTTCTGAAGAGGCTGCCCAGGGAGGCCGGTTACGCAAGCATACACCCGCTATTCACTTCACCGCTTGTGAAGGAGAAGGACGTAGCATTCATCGCGGTCAGGGAGACTGAAACGGCCGGAGAATTCAGGGAGGCCCTCGCCAGGGGAGGGGCGAGGGTTTTCGAGACGACCCCTGAGGAGCATGATCGCGCAACAGCCGTGACGCAGGTGCTCCACCACTTCGCCCTGCTCGCAATGGAGAGGGTTCTAATAAAGCACGCCAGGGAGACCGAGACCTTCAAGACGCATAGCCTCAGGAAGACGCTCGCTGTGATCCGGATGGTCGAGAGGAACCGAGACACGGTCATGGCGATACAGAAGCTAAACAGGTTCGGCAGCGGGTTAAGGGAGGAATTCATCAGGGAGGTCGAGGCCTTCAGCGCCGAGTTGTCGGCACAGATGCCCTGA
- a CDS encoding shikimate dehydrogenase translates to MTTSRTKLFCLLGDPVEHSISPQIFTRAFEVSGIDAAYLAFRVPSGSLGMAISGLRTLGMAGCNVTVPHKIAVLKHLDVLEGTAPEIGAVNVVKVENGRAVGYNTDGEGALRALSGRKISGKSVAIVGYGGAARAVAFAIASSQDPSEMIISGRDPARAELLAKRLGSLFGVKSRSVGVEGLREVSPDVLVNATPLGMAPWVEGSPVDADVLRPGMVVFDLVYNPAETRLLREARRRGCTAVGGLDMLVGQAAAAFEIWTGVKAPLLEMRRAAENALRAGGWTGI, encoded by the coding sequence TTGACAACGAGCAGGACTAAGCTCTTCTGCCTGCTGGGGGATCCGGTCGAACACTCGATCAGCCCGCAGATCTTCACAAGGGCATTCGAGGTCTCCGGCATCGACGCGGCGTACCTGGCCTTTAGGGTCCCTAGCGGTTCGCTCGGCATGGCGATCTCTGGCCTCAGGACGCTCGGCATGGCTGGATGCAACGTGACAGTCCCTCATAAGATAGCGGTCTTGAAACATTTAGACGTCTTGGAGGGGACTGCACCGGAGATCGGTGCGGTGAACGTGGTCAAGGTCGAAAACGGCAGGGCTGTAGGCTACAACACGGACGGCGAAGGGGCGCTCAGGGCGCTGAGCGGAAGGAAGATCTCTGGGAAGAGCGTGGCGATAGTCGGATACGGAGGGGCTGCCAGGGCGGTCGCCTTCGCCATCGCATCCTCGCAGGACCCGTCGGAGATGATCATCTCCGGAAGGGACCCAGCAAGAGCAGAGTTGCTCGCCAAGCGGCTCGGATCCCTCTTCGGGGTCAAGAGCAGGTCGGTCGGCGTCGAGGGGCTCAGGGAGGTATCGCCTGATGTGCTCGTCAACGCCACCCCTCTCGGGATGGCGCCATGGGTTGAGGGGTCGCCCGTCGATGCGGATGTCCTGCGCCCCGGGATGGTAGTATTCGACCTTGTGTACAACCCAGCGGAGACTAGGCTGCTCAGGGAGGCGAGGAGGAGGGGGTGCACCGCAGTCGGGGGGTTGGATATGCTCGTGGGACAGGCAGCCGCTGCTTTCGAGATCTGGACGGGAGTTAAAGCCCCCCTCTTGGAGATGAGGAGGGCGGCTGAGAATGCCCTTAGGGCAGGGGGATGGACTGGAATATGA
- the pheA gene encoding prephenate dehydratase produces MVRVGIEEIRKEIDKIDEEIVRLLNDRVAACKKAGIAKGGIEILDLDRERRVLERVAARAEEAPSEGVRAVYREVISMCRRVQRPITVAFLGPEGSFSHEVASKHFGSSSKLMPSRRIRNIFTEVDLGGADLGVVPFENSLEGAVNDTLDCLVEYPVSIVGEALFRINQNLIVDPEVTSLSQIERVYSHPQALAQCDGYITKHLNDKEIIVTESTARAAEHILRDRKGAAIGSRMAAELNELKIFEAGIEDSPNNYTRFVVIKKGGAAEAGRKTSMILSIDHVPGSLAAVLNAFAKHGINVTMILSRPLHLRPWEYLFFIDFEGNLGDERCATAIEDLKRKTKFLRILGSYSELQ; encoded by the coding sequence GTGGTCAGAGTGGGAATTGAGGAGATCAGGAAGGAGATAGACAAGATAGACGAGGAGATAGTTAGGCTGCTGAACGATAGGGTGGCGGCTTGCAAGAAGGCGGGTATAGCCAAGGGAGGGATCGAGATACTCGACCTTGACCGCGAGAGGAGGGTCCTGGAGAGGGTCGCGGCGAGGGCCGAGGAGGCCCCGTCGGAGGGGGTAAGGGCGGTCTACCGGGAAGTCATCTCGATGTGTCGCAGGGTCCAGAGGCCGATCACGGTCGCCTTCCTCGGGCCCGAGGGGAGCTTCTCACACGAGGTAGCATCGAAGCACTTCGGGTCGTCTTCGAAGCTCATGCCCAGCAGGAGGATCAGGAACATATTCACGGAGGTTGACTTAGGAGGGGCGGATCTTGGCGTTGTCCCGTTCGAGAACTCGCTGGAAGGGGCAGTCAACGACACCCTGGATTGCCTTGTCGAGTATCCGGTCTCCATAGTCGGAGAGGCACTCTTCAGGATCAACCAGAACCTGATCGTCGACCCGGAGGTGACATCGCTCAGCCAGATCGAGAGGGTCTACTCCCACCCGCAGGCGCTCGCACAGTGCGACGGGTACATCACGAAGCACCTCAACGACAAGGAGATAATCGTCACTGAGTCGACAGCGAGGGCAGCGGAGCACATCTTGAGGGACCGGAAGGGGGCGGCAATCGGCAGCAGGATGGCTGCAGAGCTCAACGAGCTCAAGATCTTCGAGGCAGGGATAGAGGACTCACCGAACAACTACACGAGGTTCGTGGTGATAAAGAAGGGGGGTGCTGCGGAGGCTGGGAGGAAGACCTCGATGATACTCTCGATCGACCACGTGCCCGGGTCGCTGGCGGCGGTTCTGAATGCCTTCGCCAAACACGGGATCAACGTCACGATGATCCTGTCAAGACCCCTCCATCTGAGGCCGTGGGAGTACCTCTTCTTCATCGACTTCGAAGGAAATCTGGGTGATGAAAGATGCGCGACAGCGATAGAGGACCTGAAGAGAAAGACGAAGTTCCTAAGGATACTGGGAAGCTACTCAGAGTTGCAGTGA
- a CDS encoding ABC transporter ATP-binding protein: MAIDNLSLEIEEGQVFGLLGPNGSGKSTLMKMMVGLIRPDGGEVSIFGIRPYEKPMEIRHAIGYVPETPRLYDFLTAREYLEFVSDLYGVEKSEGQARMLHFLEAFELEGREDEMLSGYSQGMRQKVAIIGALLHRPRLLIMDEPLNGLDPRSAKIVKDLLNLLSQEGVTTVFSTHILEIAQAICKRIAILYNGALVSEGTVGELSAVAGAQGSSLEEVFLKLTGGDDVRSVVEELSR, encoded by the coding sequence ATGGCGATCGACAACCTCTCCCTCGAGATAGAGGAGGGGCAGGTTTTCGGTCTGCTAGGTCCCAACGGATCGGGAAAGAGCACGTTGATGAAGATGATGGTAGGGCTGATCAGGCCGGACGGGGGCGAGGTCTCGATCTTCGGCATAAGGCCATACGAAAAACCGATGGAAATCAGGCACGCCATCGGGTACGTTCCGGAGACGCCGCGACTCTACGACTTCCTGACCGCCAGGGAATACCTTGAATTCGTCTCCGATCTATATGGAGTCGAAAAAAGTGAGGGTCAGGCCCGGATGCTTCACTTCCTAGAGGCTTTCGAGCTAGAAGGGAGGGAGGACGAGATGCTCAGCGGCTACTCCCAGGGTATGCGCCAGAAGGTCGCTATAATCGGCGCTCTCCTCCACAGGCCTAGGCTTTTGATTATGGACGAACCCTTGAACGGCCTTGACCCGAGATCCGCCAAGATAGTGAAGGATCTCCTGAACCTCCTAAGTCAAGAGGGGGTCACCACCGTCTTCAGTACGCACATACTCGAGATCGCGCAAGCGATATGCAAGAGGATAGCCATACTCTATAATGGAGCACTCGTGTCAGAGGGCACGGTGGGCGAACTCAGTGCGGTAGCGGGGGCGCAGGGATCCAGCCTCGAGGAAGTATTCCTGAAGCTTACTGGGGGCGACGATGTCCGTTCGGTGGTGGAGGAGCTCAGCAGATGA
- the aroC gene encoding chorismate synthase, producing the protein MSFGFGRDFRITVFGESHGACVGAVVEGCPAGLPLGEGDVQRELDRRRPGRRLSSTRDEGDRVRLISGIMDGRTNGGPITMLVENQDVDSSWYEERRYIPRPGHSDFPAYLKYGGMNDYRGGGFFSGRMTAPMVMGGAVAKRLLSLSGVKIIGHIVQIGGTRLQREVSEEEIEAAIMGGALCADPGVSREFEGEIERAAKEGDSVGGVVECRVLNLPPGIGEPFFDSVESVIAHGVFSIPGVKGVEFGAGFDLAAKRGSESNDGFLVKDGRVASETNRSGGVLGGLTTGMPLLFRVAMKPTPSIRKAQRTVDLRTMEGTSITIGGRHDPCIAVRAVPVVEGIAAVCLADLMLRDGKIPRRIGGQSGN; encoded by the coding sequence GTGAGTTTCGGGTTCGGCAGGGATTTCAGGATAACAGTCTTCGGGGAGTCGCACGGCGCATGCGTAGGCGCGGTCGTCGAGGGGTGTCCCGCGGGCCTCCCGCTGGGGGAGGGGGACGTGCAGCGCGAGCTCGACAGGCGCAGACCAGGGAGGAGGCTATCCAGCACGAGGGACGAAGGGGACAGGGTAAGGTTGATCAGCGGCATAATGGACGGGAGGACAAACGGAGGGCCGATAACGATGCTGGTTGAGAACCAGGACGTCGACTCCTCCTGGTACGAGGAGAGAAGGTACATCCCCAGACCTGGACATTCGGACTTCCCGGCATATCTGAAGTACGGCGGGATGAACGACTACAGGGGAGGGGGGTTCTTCTCCGGGAGGATGACAGCCCCCATGGTCATGGGAGGGGCGGTGGCGAAGAGGCTGCTCTCCCTGTCCGGGGTCAAGATCATCGGGCACATTGTGCAGATCGGCGGCACCAGGCTGCAGAGAGAGGTCAGCGAAGAGGAGATAGAGGCTGCGATTATGGGGGGCGCACTATGCGCGGATCCGGGCGTTTCGAGGGAGTTCGAGGGCGAGATCGAGAGGGCTGCTAAGGAAGGCGACTCGGTCGGGGGCGTGGTCGAGTGCAGGGTCCTCAACCTACCGCCAGGGATAGGCGAACCCTTCTTCGACTCGGTTGAAAGCGTGATCGCACACGGAGTCTTCAGCATCCCAGGGGTCAAGGGGGTGGAGTTCGGCGCAGGGTTCGACCTCGCAGCAAAGAGGGGTTCAGAGTCGAACGACGGCTTCCTAGTAAAGGACGGAAGGGTGGCATCGGAGACAAACAGGTCCGGCGGCGTGCTGGGCGGACTGACGACCGGGATGCCGCTCCTCTTCAGGGTCGCCATGAAGCCAACCCCTTCGATAAGGAAGGCGCAGAGGACTGTTGACCTGAGGACGATGGAGGGAACATCGATAACGATAGGCGGGAGGCACGACCCCTGCATAGCAGTGAGGGCTGTGCCAGTCGTCGAGGGGATCGCCGCGGTCTGCTTGGCGGACCTGATGTTGAGGGATGGCAAGATACCAAGGAGGATTGGTGGTCAGAGTGGGAATTGA
- a CDS encoding NAD-dependent epimerase/dehydratase family protein — protein sequence MKFLVTGGSGFIGSNIVWRLLSEGNEVTVLDDMSLGRLENLPTDAGSRLRVIKGDVRDRALLDESFRGVDGVFYDAARSSSPMFSPDPREGVDVNVMGFLNAMECARKHEVPVVYASTSSLYSRCTPPHSEEMSVVPGSFYEYSFLAREMAARLYHELYGVRAIGLRYFSVYGPREEGKRTYANNISQFIWEILNGKRPVIYGDGTQTRDFIFVEDVVEANLLAMRGAAEGKFGVFNVGTGVETTFNRVIELLNEELGTRISPAYIENPIKNYVMRTQAETSKAERVLGFRARVPLREGIRRTAEYYKRRMKGEA from the coding sequence ATGAAGTTTCTTGTCACAGGCGGGAGCGGATTTATTGGTTCGAACATTGTCTGGAGGTTGCTTTCCGAGGGAAATGAGGTCACGGTACTTGACGACATGAGCCTAGGGAGGCTGGAGAATCTACCTACGGACGCAGGCTCGAGGCTGAGGGTGATCAAAGGGGACGTCCGGGACAGGGCACTCCTAGACGAGTCGTTTAGGGGGGTGGATGGGGTCTTCTACGATGCGGCCAGGAGCTCATCACCGATGTTCAGCCCTGACCCGAGGGAAGGAGTAGACGTCAACGTAATGGGATTCCTAAACGCGATGGAGTGTGCCCGAAAACATGAGGTGCCGGTCGTTTATGCATCGACCTCTTCTCTATACAGCAGGTGCACCCCTCCACATAGCGAAGAAATGTCCGTCGTACCCGGCTCATTCTACGAGTACTCGTTCCTTGCCAGAGAGATGGCAGCCAGGCTCTACCACGAGCTCTACGGTGTGAGGGCGATCGGTCTTAGGTACTTCAGCGTCTACGGACCGAGGGAGGAGGGAAAGAGGACTTATGCTAACAACATCTCGCAGTTCATTTGGGAAATCCTGAATGGGAAGCGGCCCGTCATCTACGGGGACGGCACGCAGACAAGGGATTTTATATTCGTCGAGGATGTTGTCGAGGCGAACCTCCTGGCGATGAGGGGCGCGGCAGAAGGCAAGTTCGGGGTCTTCAATGTCGGGACCGGAGTGGAAACGACTTTCAACAGGGTAATCGAGCTCCTAAACGAGGAGCTAGGAACCAGAATCAGTCCGGCATATATCGAGAACCCCATAAAGAATTACGTGATGAGGACGCAGGCGGAAACCTCAAAGGCGGAGCGGGTGCTGGGCTTCAGGGCCAGGGTGCCACTCCGCGAGGGGATAAGGAGGACTGCCGAGTACTACAAGAGGAGGATGAAGGGCGAGGCTTAA
- the aroA gene encoding 3-phosphoshikimate 1-carboxyvinyltransferase: protein MAGSRYFAVVRGGEIDGTVKAPPSKSFTQRAVACALIAEGESEIVEPSTSDDGKVAAKIAKSMGAKVTMGERAWLVDPPSRPEAPDDVVDCGGSATSMRLFTAIAALADGATVLTGDRSLRRRPIGELLQAMIELGANCFSTRGNGRPPVVVEGGGIGGGAVSIRGDITSQYISALILACTRADSETSIQVLKNLESADYVKMSLDVLREFGGTACSDFAAGRFLVPGRQTLKGCRYHVEGDYSSAAFIIAAGALAGRASVTGLNAETSQGDRRIMEIIERMGGRVTFDDGTATSFRKGLRGVEIDCSEVPDLVPVLGVLATQAEGITVLRRVGRLRIKESDRVEGVVSMVNRLGGHARAEGQDLLVKGPSELKGTEIDPKGDHRIAMAAAVAGLVAGGETVIRGAECVSKSYPSFFSDLKRLGAEVEVKRG from the coding sequence TTGGCAGGTAGCAGATACTTCGCGGTGGTGAGGGGGGGCGAGATCGACGGGACGGTGAAGGCACCCCCTTCAAAGAGTTTCACCCAGAGGGCGGTTGCGTGCGCATTGATAGCGGAGGGGGAGAGCGAGATAGTCGAACCATCGACCTCGGACGACGGGAAGGTAGCCGCAAAGATTGCCAAGAGCATGGGGGCGAAGGTCACCATGGGCGAGAGGGCTTGGCTCGTCGATCCCCCCTCCCGCCCCGAGGCTCCCGACGACGTGGTCGACTGCGGGGGATCTGCCACCTCGATGAGGCTTTTTACAGCGATCGCTGCGCTGGCGGACGGGGCAACCGTCCTGACGGGGGACAGATCCCTCAGGAGGCGCCCAATAGGCGAGCTCCTGCAGGCGATGATTGAGCTGGGAGCGAACTGCTTCTCGACCAGGGGCAACGGACGCCCGCCCGTGGTCGTTGAGGGCGGAGGGATCGGGGGCGGCGCAGTCTCGATCCGCGGCGACATCACTTCGCAGTACATCTCCGCACTGATACTGGCCTGCACAAGGGCGGATTCTGAGACGTCGATACAGGTTCTCAAGAACCTCGAGTCCGCCGACTACGTCAAGATGAGCCTTGACGTACTGAGGGAGTTTGGCGGAACCGCGTGTTCAGACTTCGCTGCGGGAAGGTTCCTGGTCCCGGGAAGGCAGACCCTCAAGGGGTGCAGGTATCACGTCGAGGGGGACTATTCCTCCGCTGCCTTCATAATCGCGGCTGGCGCGCTCGCAGGCAGGGCATCCGTAACCGGGCTCAACGCCGAGACATCCCAGGGAGACCGCAGGATAATGGAGATAATAGAGAGGATGGGCGGCAGGGTGACATTCGATGACGGTACGGCAACCTCGTTCCGGAAAGGGCTGAGAGGGGTTGAGATCGACTGCTCCGAGGTTCCGGACCTCGTGCCGGTGCTCGGGGTCCTGGCCACTCAGGCAGAAGGGATCACGGTCCTCAGGAGGGTCGGGAGGCTTAGGATAAAGGAGAGCGACAGGGTGGAGGGAGTGGTGAGCATGGTGAACAGGCTTGGAGGGCACGCACGGGCAGAGGGGCAGGACCTCTTAGTCAAGGGGCCGTCGGAGCTCAAGGGCACTGAGATCGACCCGAAAGGGGACCACAGGATAGCGATGGCTGCAGCAGTTGCAGGGCTGGTCGCAGGCGGCGAGACGGTGATCCGCGGAGCCGAGTGCGTATCGAAGAGCTACCCAAGCTTCTTCTCGGATCTGAAGAGGCTTGGTGCGGAAGTGGAGGTGAAGAGAGGGTGA